The Corvus hawaiiensis isolate bCorHaw1 chromosome 10, bCorHaw1.pri.cur, whole genome shotgun sequence genome includes a window with the following:
- the HPS3 gene encoding Hermansky-Pudlak syndrome 3 protein isoform X2 yields MVQLYNLHPFGSQRVVPCKQEPAHFCCGQDVLFVASTAASCRVEVFAVREQGRCEALGSFATLGPVLRMAHSSAGDYLVTIEEKSKATFLRAYMNWRCMSSGSARVCVRMVGHKMEESYSETLKEQMSVVEMPLSDPPLCISCCPVNGDLLVGCKNKLVMFCLKYLVINQNLTVLDFERSLILHTDNLIPAEVAFCARHIAVTTELDVLILKLELVQQSADRTKQCAQGVSAPEKAEDGGVRDESPSTHTLQLELDEFIVCQKPVELLGEESKLCEIPITLESTELPTEDTKRFQVQYLLFRRFAPDQSPFGFCEETKLHSLQLLPVYQTGSSATACEETENERKLLSLFCFFSLPHVGYLYSIGKLVELISTYQYSEKSEQAVLTPQFLHVITSQSLQCFTVRCSAAAARDEDPYIDTTVKACPPVTLDVCTLRMQLFIGPRAICHFKNHIILLTKADTEDITERRKPTRRMLSRKADSIKSRTNSESEPGWNLYIINTVSTIQLYREMVDYSRTYENVKTESCIHLLSEAHLLVRAAIMDPHFLKSDEKDDLLRAFRESCAFLGDCYSRFDTKNYHLALPYYRMSGLSMTEVLKRLVSEGDEMQTYERGFIFYLTHSLNEDSNEELSKESGNKVLQIFYLTDPVQLPHILCSPCMRNVCPLTAVKYLQKVEKMMPSVVLTLTKAFLALKMGDLTMYEHEMDSYKETTLACGFIGQPRLLQQRKEGIVMPTEFAVHLKEMQPGLLVAATVALHENSKIELEEADTFFKMLCSSSENTIPQLLVDFWEALLLVSSQEEIVQELLLRVTSQYVWRISKKQLPETKPLKTTEDLINSCSHFGLIFPWVTSIMSVGCSSDKDYHEDISRLQSLLCSRSINIASALPVLEPLTEADNVGLTIRVLCNTHLGKYEEAIDQLLKRCPDAAVFYAQHELKGDNQALWWNKLLPELCKRARLTGNDCPVLISSLKETLSIVAMELELRDFLGLLPEDGTAAFFLPHLLHCSQRKLLT; encoded by the exons ATGGTGCAGCTTTACAACCTGCACCCTTTCGGGTCGCAGCGAgtagtgccctgcaagcaagaACCGGCGCACTTCTGCTGCGGCCAAGACGTGCTGTTCGTGGCCAGCACGGCGGCCAGCTGTAGGGTGGAGGTGTTCGCCGTGCGCGAACAGGGCCGCTGCGAGGCCCTGGGCTCCTTCGCCACGCTGGGTCCCGTGCTGCGCATGGCGCACAGCTCGGCAG GAGACTATCTGGTGACaattgaagaaaaaagcaaagcaacttTCCTAAGAGCATATATGAACTGGAGATGCATGTCTTCAGGGAGTGCTCGCGTGTGTGTTCGGATGGTTGGTCACAAGATGGAAGAGTCATACAGTGAAACCTTAAAAGAACAGATGTCAGTTGTTGAAATGCCACTTTCAGATCCTCCACTGTGCATTTCATGTTGTCCTGTGAATGGAGATCTTCTTGTGGGCTGCAAGAATAAACTAGTCATGTTCTGTTTGAAATACCTGGTCATAAACCAGAATTTGACTGTGTTAGATTTTGAACGCTCCTTAATTTTGCACACTGATAACCTCATTCCTGCTGAAGTTGCATTTTGTGCCAGACATATAGCTGTAACAACAGAGCTGGATGTTCTAATCCTGAAACTGGAACTGGTTCAGCAAAGTGCAGACAGGACAAAGCAATGTGCTCAGGGAGTCAGTGCACCAGAAAAGGCTGAGGATGGAG GTGTGAGAGATGAAAGTCCTTCAACACATACTTTACAGCTTGAATTAGATGAGTTCATCGTATGTCAGAAGCCAGTGGAACTGCTTGGGGAAGAAAGTAAGCTATGTGAGATACCCATCACACTGGAATCCACAGAGTTACCTACAGAAGACACAAAGCGCTTCCAAGTGCAGTATCTGCTTTTCAG ACGTTTTGCACCCGATCAGTCGCCTTTTGGGTTTTGTGAAGAGACAAAGTTGCACTCTCTTCAACTGCTTCCTGTATACCAGACAG GAAGTTCTGCAACAGCCTGTGAGGAAACTGAGAATGAGAGAAAACTTCTGAgtctcttttgctttttctctttaccTCATGTTGGATATCTCTACTCAATTGGGAAGTTAGTAGAACTAATTTCTACTTACCAATATTCGGAGAAGTCAGAGCAGGCAGTCCTCACTCCACAGTTCCTGCATGTCATTACAAG TCAGAGCCTGCAGTGCTTCACAGTGAGatgcagtgcagcagcagctcgtGATGAGGATCCATATATTGACACAACGGTGAAG GCTTGTCCACCTGTCACACTGGATGTCTGTACATTAAGAATGCAGCTTTTTATAGGACCAAGAGCTATCTGTCATTTCAAAAACCATATAATTCTTTTGACTAAGGCAGACACAGAAGATATTACTGAAAGAAGAAAGCCTACAAGAAGGATGCT TTCCAGAAAGGCTGACAGCATCAAATCCAGAACAAATTCTGAGTCAGAGCCTGGTTGGAATTTATATATTATAAACACCGTTTCAACAATTCAGCTTTACAGAGAAATG GTAGATTATAGTAGAACTTACGAAAATGTTAAAACTGAGAGCTGCATCCATCTTTTAAGTGAGGCTCACTTACTGGTCAGAGCAGCTATAATGGATCCTCATTTCCTTAAATCAGATGAGAAGGACGATCTTCTAAGAGCATTCAGAGAAAGTTGTGCCTTCTTAGGAGACTGCTATAGCAG GTTTGACACAAAGAATTACCACCTTGCTTTGCCATACTACAGAATGTCAGGTTTATCCATGACTGAAGTTTTAAAGAGACTAGTTTCAGAAGGTGATGAAATGCAGACATACGAGAGAGGATTTATATTTTACTTAACTCATTCTCTTAATGAAGACTCAAATGAAGAATTAAGTAAG GAATCAGGAAATAAAGTTCTCCAGATATTCTATCTCACGGACCCTGTGCAGCTGCCTCATATCCTTTGCAGTCCCTGCATGAGAAACGTATGTCCTTTGACAGCTGTGAAGTATCTTCAGAAAGTAGAAAAGATGATGCCATCAGTGGTCCTGACACTTACTAAGGCTTTCTTGGCTCTGAAAATGGGAGACCTGACAATGTATGAACATGAAATGGACTCCTATAAGGAG ACAACACTGGCTTGTGGCTTCATTGGGCAACCACGACTCCTGCAGCAGCGTAAGGAAGGAATTGTTATGCCAACTGAGTTTGCTGTTCACCTGAAGGAGATGCAGCCTGGTTTACTGGTGGCTGCCACTGTGGCTTTACATGAGAACAGTAAAATTGAACTAGAAGAAGCAGATACCTTTTTCAAG ATGTTGTGTAGTAGCAGTGAAAACACTATTCCCCAGCTCCTGGTGGATTTCTGGGAAGCTCTTCTTTTAGTGTCCTCTCAGGAAGAAATAGTTCAGGAGCTCCTATTGAGGGTTACTTCTCAGTATGTTTGGAGAATATCAAAGAAGCAACTTCCTGAGACTAAGCCATTGAAAACAACAGAGGATCTA ATAAACTCCTGTAGTCATTTTGGGTTGATTTTCCCATGGGTAACTTCCATAATGTCGGTGGGATGTTCGTCTGACAAAGATTACCATGAAGACATCTCAAGACTACAG TCTCTTTTATGTAGTCGGTCAATCAATATAGCTTCAGCCCTGCCTGTTTTGGAGCCCCTGACAGAGGCTGACAATGTCGGCCTCACCATCCGTGTTCTCTGCAATACCCATCTGGGCAAGTATGAGGAAGCTATTGATCAGCTTCTCAAAAGGTGTCCTGATGCAGCTGTGTTCTACGCTCAGCATGAGCTGAAAGGTGACAATCAG GCTCTGTGGTGGAACAAGCTGCTTCCTGAACTTTGCAAGAGAGCTAGACTTACTGGAAATGACTGCCCTGTTCTTATTTCATCACTCAAAG aaaCTTTATCAATTGTTGCAATGGAACTGGAGCTAAGGGATTTCCTCGGTCTTCTACCAGAGGATggaacagcagcattttttcTGCCACATCTTCTTCACTGCAGCCAGAGGAAGCTGCTGACCTAA
- the HPS3 gene encoding Hermansky-Pudlak syndrome 3 protein isoform X6 codes for MVQLYNLHPFGSQRVVPCKQEPAHFCCGQDVLFVASTAASCRVEVFAVREQGRCEALGSFATLGPVLRMAHSSAGDYLVTIEEKSKATFLRAYMNWRCMSSGSARVCVRMVGHKMEESYSETLKEQMSVVEMPLSDPPLCISCCPVNGDLLVGCKNKLVMFCLKYLVINQNLTVLDFERSLILHTDNLIPAEVAFCARHIAVTTELDVLILKLELVQQSADRTKQCAQGVSAPEKAEDGGVRDESPSTHTLQLELDEFIVCQKPVELLGEESKLCEIPITLESTELPTEDTKRFQVQYLLFRRFAPDQSPFGFCEETKLHSLQLLPVYQTDLGSSATACEETENERKLLSLFCFFSLPHVGYLYSIGKLVELISTYQYSEKSEQAVLTPQFLHVITSQSLQCFTVRCSAAAARDEDPYIDTTVKACPPVTLDVCTLRMQLFIGPRAICHFKNHIILLTKADTEDITERRKPTRRMLSRKADSIKSRTNSESEPGWNLYIINTVSTIQLYREMVDYSRTYENVKTESCIHLLSEAHLLVRAAIMDPHFLKSDEKDDLLRAFRESCAFLGDCYSRFDTKNYHLALPYYRMSGLSMTEVLKRLVSEGDEMQTYERGFIFYLTHSLNEDSNEELSKESGNKVLQIFYLTDPVQLPHILCSPCMRNVCPLTAVKYLQKVEKMMPSVVLTLTKAFLALKMGDLTMYEHEMDSYKETTLACGFIGQPRLLQQRKEGIVMPTEFAVHLKEMQPGLLVAATVALHENSKIELEEADTFFKMLCSSSENTIPQLLVDFWEALLLVSSQEEIVQELLLRVTSQYVWRISKKQLPETKPLKTTEDLINSCSHFGLIFPWVTSIMSVGCSSDKDYHEDISRLQV; via the exons ATGGTGCAGCTTTACAACCTGCACCCTTTCGGGTCGCAGCGAgtagtgccctgcaagcaagaACCGGCGCACTTCTGCTGCGGCCAAGACGTGCTGTTCGTGGCCAGCACGGCGGCCAGCTGTAGGGTGGAGGTGTTCGCCGTGCGCGAACAGGGCCGCTGCGAGGCCCTGGGCTCCTTCGCCACGCTGGGTCCCGTGCTGCGCATGGCGCACAGCTCGGCAG GAGACTATCTGGTGACaattgaagaaaaaagcaaagcaacttTCCTAAGAGCATATATGAACTGGAGATGCATGTCTTCAGGGAGTGCTCGCGTGTGTGTTCGGATGGTTGGTCACAAGATGGAAGAGTCATACAGTGAAACCTTAAAAGAACAGATGTCAGTTGTTGAAATGCCACTTTCAGATCCTCCACTGTGCATTTCATGTTGTCCTGTGAATGGAGATCTTCTTGTGGGCTGCAAGAATAAACTAGTCATGTTCTGTTTGAAATACCTGGTCATAAACCAGAATTTGACTGTGTTAGATTTTGAACGCTCCTTAATTTTGCACACTGATAACCTCATTCCTGCTGAAGTTGCATTTTGTGCCAGACATATAGCTGTAACAACAGAGCTGGATGTTCTAATCCTGAAACTGGAACTGGTTCAGCAAAGTGCAGACAGGACAAAGCAATGTGCTCAGGGAGTCAGTGCACCAGAAAAGGCTGAGGATGGAG GTGTGAGAGATGAAAGTCCTTCAACACATACTTTACAGCTTGAATTAGATGAGTTCATCGTATGTCAGAAGCCAGTGGAACTGCTTGGGGAAGAAAGTAAGCTATGTGAGATACCCATCACACTGGAATCCACAGAGTTACCTACAGAAGACACAAAGCGCTTCCAAGTGCAGTATCTGCTTTTCAG ACGTTTTGCACCCGATCAGTCGCCTTTTGGGTTTTGTGAAGAGACAAAGTTGCACTCTCTTCAACTGCTTCCTGTATACCAGACAG ATCTAGGAAGTTCTGCAACAGCCTGTGAGGAAACTGAGAATGAGAGAAAACTTCTGAgtctcttttgctttttctctttaccTCATGTTGGATATCTCTACTCAATTGGGAAGTTAGTAGAACTAATTTCTACTTACCAATATTCGGAGAAGTCAGAGCAGGCAGTCCTCACTCCACAGTTCCTGCATGTCATTACAAG TCAGAGCCTGCAGTGCTTCACAGTGAGatgcagtgcagcagcagctcgtGATGAGGATCCATATATTGACACAACGGTGAAG GCTTGTCCACCTGTCACACTGGATGTCTGTACATTAAGAATGCAGCTTTTTATAGGACCAAGAGCTATCTGTCATTTCAAAAACCATATAATTCTTTTGACTAAGGCAGACACAGAAGATATTACTGAAAGAAGAAAGCCTACAAGAAGGATGCT TTCCAGAAAGGCTGACAGCATCAAATCCAGAACAAATTCTGAGTCAGAGCCTGGTTGGAATTTATATATTATAAACACCGTTTCAACAATTCAGCTTTACAGAGAAATG GTAGATTATAGTAGAACTTACGAAAATGTTAAAACTGAGAGCTGCATCCATCTTTTAAGTGAGGCTCACTTACTGGTCAGAGCAGCTATAATGGATCCTCATTTCCTTAAATCAGATGAGAAGGACGATCTTCTAAGAGCATTCAGAGAAAGTTGTGCCTTCTTAGGAGACTGCTATAGCAG GTTTGACACAAAGAATTACCACCTTGCTTTGCCATACTACAGAATGTCAGGTTTATCCATGACTGAAGTTTTAAAGAGACTAGTTTCAGAAGGTGATGAAATGCAGACATACGAGAGAGGATTTATATTTTACTTAACTCATTCTCTTAATGAAGACTCAAATGAAGAATTAAGTAAG GAATCAGGAAATAAAGTTCTCCAGATATTCTATCTCACGGACCCTGTGCAGCTGCCTCATATCCTTTGCAGTCCCTGCATGAGAAACGTATGTCCTTTGACAGCTGTGAAGTATCTTCAGAAAGTAGAAAAGATGATGCCATCAGTGGTCCTGACACTTACTAAGGCTTTCTTGGCTCTGAAAATGGGAGACCTGACAATGTATGAACATGAAATGGACTCCTATAAGGAG ACAACACTGGCTTGTGGCTTCATTGGGCAACCACGACTCCTGCAGCAGCGTAAGGAAGGAATTGTTATGCCAACTGAGTTTGCTGTTCACCTGAAGGAGATGCAGCCTGGTTTACTGGTGGCTGCCACTGTGGCTTTACATGAGAACAGTAAAATTGAACTAGAAGAAGCAGATACCTTTTTCAAG ATGTTGTGTAGTAGCAGTGAAAACACTATTCCCCAGCTCCTGGTGGATTTCTGGGAAGCTCTTCTTTTAGTGTCCTCTCAGGAAGAAATAGTTCAGGAGCTCCTATTGAGGGTTACTTCTCAGTATGTTTGGAGAATATCAAAGAAGCAACTTCCTGAGACTAAGCCATTGAAAACAACAGAGGATCTA ATAAACTCCTGTAGTCATTTTGGGTTGATTTTCCCATGGGTAACTTCCATAATGTCGGTGGGATGTTCGTCTGACAAAGATTACCATGAAGACATCTCAAGACTACAGGTATGA
- the HPS3 gene encoding Hermansky-Pudlak syndrome 3 protein isoform X4, producing the protein MNWRCMSSGSARVCVRMVGHKMEESYSETLKEQMSVVEMPLSDPPLCISCCPVNGDLLVGCKNKLVMFCLKYLVINQNLTVLDFERSLILHTDNLIPAEVAFCARHIAVTTELDVLILKLELVQQSADRTKQCAQGVSAPEKAEDGGVRDESPSTHTLQLELDEFIVCQKPVELLGEESKLCEIPITLESTELPTEDTKRFQVQYLLFRRFAPDQSPFGFCEETKLHSLQLLPVYQTDLGSSATACEETENERKLLSLFCFFSLPHVGYLYSIGKLVELISTYQYSEKSEQAVLTPQFLHVITSQSLQCFTVRCSAAAARDEDPYIDTTVKACPPVTLDVCTLRMQLFIGPRAICHFKNHIILLTKADTEDITERRKPTRRMLSRKADSIKSRTNSESEPGWNLYIINTVSTIQLYREMVDYSRTYENVKTESCIHLLSEAHLLVRAAIMDPHFLKSDEKDDLLRAFRESCAFLGDCYSRFDTKNYHLALPYYRMSGLSMTEVLKRLVSEGDEMQTYERGFIFYLTHSLNEDSNEELSKESGNKVLQIFYLTDPVQLPHILCSPCMRNVCPLTAVKYLQKVEKMMPSVVLTLTKAFLALKMGDLTMYEHEMDSYKETTLACGFIGQPRLLQQRKEGIVMPTEFAVHLKEMQPGLLVAATVALHENSKIELEEADTFFKMLCSSSENTIPQLLVDFWEALLLVSSQEEIVQELLLRVTSQYVWRISKKQLPETKPLKTTEDLINSCSHFGLIFPWVTSIMSVGCSSDKDYHEDISRLQSLLCSRSINIASALPVLEPLTEADNVGLTIRVLCNTHLGKYEEAIDQLLKRCPDAAVFYAQHELKGDNQALWWNKLLPELCKRARLTGNDCPVLISSLKETLSIVAMELELRDFLGLLPEDGTAAFFLPHLLHCSQRKLLT; encoded by the exons ATGAACTGGAGATGCATGTCTTCAGGGAGTGCTCGCGTGTGTGTTCGGATGGTTGGTCACAAGATGGAAGAGTCATACAGTGAAACCTTAAAAGAACAGATGTCAGTTGTTGAAATGCCACTTTCAGATCCTCCACTGTGCATTTCATGTTGTCCTGTGAATGGAGATCTTCTTGTGGGCTGCAAGAATAAACTAGTCATGTTCTGTTTGAAATACCTGGTCATAAACCAGAATTTGACTGTGTTAGATTTTGAACGCTCCTTAATTTTGCACACTGATAACCTCATTCCTGCTGAAGTTGCATTTTGTGCCAGACATATAGCTGTAACAACAGAGCTGGATGTTCTAATCCTGAAACTGGAACTGGTTCAGCAAAGTGCAGACAGGACAAAGCAATGTGCTCAGGGAGTCAGTGCACCAGAAAAGGCTGAGGATGGAG GTGTGAGAGATGAAAGTCCTTCAACACATACTTTACAGCTTGAATTAGATGAGTTCATCGTATGTCAGAAGCCAGTGGAACTGCTTGGGGAAGAAAGTAAGCTATGTGAGATACCCATCACACTGGAATCCACAGAGTTACCTACAGAAGACACAAAGCGCTTCCAAGTGCAGTATCTGCTTTTCAG ACGTTTTGCACCCGATCAGTCGCCTTTTGGGTTTTGTGAAGAGACAAAGTTGCACTCTCTTCAACTGCTTCCTGTATACCAGACAG ATCTAGGAAGTTCTGCAACAGCCTGTGAGGAAACTGAGAATGAGAGAAAACTTCTGAgtctcttttgctttttctctttaccTCATGTTGGATATCTCTACTCAATTGGGAAGTTAGTAGAACTAATTTCTACTTACCAATATTCGGAGAAGTCAGAGCAGGCAGTCCTCACTCCACAGTTCCTGCATGTCATTACAAG TCAGAGCCTGCAGTGCTTCACAGTGAGatgcagtgcagcagcagctcgtGATGAGGATCCATATATTGACACAACGGTGAAG GCTTGTCCACCTGTCACACTGGATGTCTGTACATTAAGAATGCAGCTTTTTATAGGACCAAGAGCTATCTGTCATTTCAAAAACCATATAATTCTTTTGACTAAGGCAGACACAGAAGATATTACTGAAAGAAGAAAGCCTACAAGAAGGATGCT TTCCAGAAAGGCTGACAGCATCAAATCCAGAACAAATTCTGAGTCAGAGCCTGGTTGGAATTTATATATTATAAACACCGTTTCAACAATTCAGCTTTACAGAGAAATG GTAGATTATAGTAGAACTTACGAAAATGTTAAAACTGAGAGCTGCATCCATCTTTTAAGTGAGGCTCACTTACTGGTCAGAGCAGCTATAATGGATCCTCATTTCCTTAAATCAGATGAGAAGGACGATCTTCTAAGAGCATTCAGAGAAAGTTGTGCCTTCTTAGGAGACTGCTATAGCAG GTTTGACACAAAGAATTACCACCTTGCTTTGCCATACTACAGAATGTCAGGTTTATCCATGACTGAAGTTTTAAAGAGACTAGTTTCAGAAGGTGATGAAATGCAGACATACGAGAGAGGATTTATATTTTACTTAACTCATTCTCTTAATGAAGACTCAAATGAAGAATTAAGTAAG GAATCAGGAAATAAAGTTCTCCAGATATTCTATCTCACGGACCCTGTGCAGCTGCCTCATATCCTTTGCAGTCCCTGCATGAGAAACGTATGTCCTTTGACAGCTGTGAAGTATCTTCAGAAAGTAGAAAAGATGATGCCATCAGTGGTCCTGACACTTACTAAGGCTTTCTTGGCTCTGAAAATGGGAGACCTGACAATGTATGAACATGAAATGGACTCCTATAAGGAG ACAACACTGGCTTGTGGCTTCATTGGGCAACCACGACTCCTGCAGCAGCGTAAGGAAGGAATTGTTATGCCAACTGAGTTTGCTGTTCACCTGAAGGAGATGCAGCCTGGTTTACTGGTGGCTGCCACTGTGGCTTTACATGAGAACAGTAAAATTGAACTAGAAGAAGCAGATACCTTTTTCAAG ATGTTGTGTAGTAGCAGTGAAAACACTATTCCCCAGCTCCTGGTGGATTTCTGGGAAGCTCTTCTTTTAGTGTCCTCTCAGGAAGAAATAGTTCAGGAGCTCCTATTGAGGGTTACTTCTCAGTATGTTTGGAGAATATCAAAGAAGCAACTTCCTGAGACTAAGCCATTGAAAACAACAGAGGATCTA ATAAACTCCTGTAGTCATTTTGGGTTGATTTTCCCATGGGTAACTTCCATAATGTCGGTGGGATGTTCGTCTGACAAAGATTACCATGAAGACATCTCAAGACTACAG TCTCTTTTATGTAGTCGGTCAATCAATATAGCTTCAGCCCTGCCTGTTTTGGAGCCCCTGACAGAGGCTGACAATGTCGGCCTCACCATCCGTGTTCTCTGCAATACCCATCTGGGCAAGTATGAGGAAGCTATTGATCAGCTTCTCAAAAGGTGTCCTGATGCAGCTGTGTTCTACGCTCAGCATGAGCTGAAAGGTGACAATCAG GCTCTGTGGTGGAACAAGCTGCTTCCTGAACTTTGCAAGAGAGCTAGACTTACTGGAAATGACTGCCCTGTTCTTATTTCATCACTCAAAG aaaCTTTATCAATTGTTGCAATGGAACTGGAGCTAAGGGATTTCCTCGGTCTTCTACCAGAGGATggaacagcagcattttttcTGCCACATCTTCTTCACTGCAGCCAGAGGAAGCTGCTGACCTAA